Proteins encoded within one genomic window of Bacillus thuringiensis:
- the lspA gene encoding lipoprotein signal peptidase LspA yields the protein MIYYVIALFVIVIDQISKWLIVKNMELGTSIPIIDNVLYITSHRNRGAAWGILENKMWFFYIITVIFVVFIVFYMKKYAKTDKLLGISLGLILGGAIGNFIDRVFRQEVVDFIHVYIFSYNYPVFNIADSALCIGVVLIIIQTLLEGKKAKE from the coding sequence ATGATATATTATGTAATAGCGTTATTTGTCATTGTCATCGATCAAATATCGAAATGGCTAATTGTAAAGAACATGGAATTGGGTACGAGCATTCCGATTATCGATAATGTATTATACATAACATCACATCGAAATAGAGGAGCTGCCTGGGGGATTTTAGAAAATAAAATGTGGTTCTTCTACATTATTACAGTCATTTTTGTAGTATTTATCGTATTTTATATGAAAAAATATGCGAAAACAGACAAGCTTCTAGGAATTTCATTAGGTCTAATATTAGGCGGAGCAATTGGTAACTTTATTGATCGTGTATTTAGACAAGAAGTAGTGGATTTCATTCACGTGTATATTTTCTCGTACAACTATCCAGTATTTAATATAGCTGATTCAGCATTATGTATTGGTGTTGTATTAATTATTATTCAAACATTATTAGAAGGTAAGAAAGCGAAGGAGTAA
- a CDS encoding molecular chaperone DnaK — MNEMYMEIKEELQLMRKELQERLAKEVMHKYDTEFSEELGYEIKEEIKKKLLLHDIKEDLKDVERALFKMEIDMYGICEETGRVISVKQMKTMPTARTIHEFFYEKVNV; from the coding sequence GTGAATGAAATGTATATGGAAATAAAAGAAGAATTGCAATTGATGAGAAAAGAATTGCAAGAGAGACTAGCTAAAGAGGTCATGCACAAATATGATACAGAGTTTAGCGAAGAGCTTGGATATGAAATTAAGGAAGAGATAAAGAAAAAACTGCTATTACATGATATAAAAGAGGATTTAAAAGATGTAGAACGTGCATTATTTAAAATGGAAATAGATATGTATGGTATTTGTGAAGAAACAGGGAGAGTAATTTCGGTAAAACAAATGAAAACGATGCCGACTGCCCGTACTATCCATGAATTTTTCTATGAAAAAGTAAATGTATGA
- the ileS2 gene encoding isoleucine--tRNA ligase yields the protein MEYKNTLLMPKTEFPMRGNLPKREPAMQEQWAEMNIYEKVQEHTKGRPLFVLHDGPPYANGDIHMGHALNKVLKDFIVRYKSMTGYCAPYVPGWDTHGLPIEQALTNKGVKRKEMTVAEFRKLCAEYAYEQVERQREQFKRLGVRADWDNPYITLEPAYEAQQIKVFGDMAKKGYIYKGQKPVYWSPTSESALAEAEIEYQDKKSASIYVAFPVKDGKNVLEGDEKFIIWTTTPWTLPANLGISVHPELEYSIVKVNDEKYIIASELFETVAKTLEWENAEVVKTVKGSELEYTVAKHPFYDRDSLVMLGDHVTTDAGTGCVHTAPGHGEDDFVVGKKYGLEVLCPVDDKGVLTEEAPGFEGLFYDKANKPITEKLEEVGALLKLTFITHSYPHDWRTKKPIIFRATAQWFASIEAFRKELLEAVAETKWVPAWGETRLHNMVRDRGDWCISRQRAWGVPIPVFYAENGDPIITDETINHVADLFREHGSNVWFEREAKDLLPEGFTHPGSPNGEFRKETDIMDVWFDSGSSHQAVLEEREDLQRPADLYLEGSDQYRGWFNSSLSTAVAVTGKAPYKGVLSHGFVLDGEGRKMSKSIGNIVVPKKIMDQLGGDILRLWVSSVDYQSDVRISDDILKQVAEVYRKIRNTFRFLLGNLDDFKPSENTVAVAELREVDRYMLVKLNDLITKVKEAYETYDFAAVYHAIHNFCTIDLSSFYLDFAKDILYIEGANHEDRRAIQTVLYDVLVALTKLVTPILPHTADEVWPYVPGVTEESVQLTDMPEAVQLDGAEALKTKWDAFMTLRDDVLKALEVARNEKVIGKSLNASITLYPTAEMKAMLESISEDLKQLFIVSEYKLGGLMEEAPADAPKYEHTAVVVAQATGETCERCWVVSETIGKDAEHETLCERCATVVKENYVK from the coding sequence ATGGAGTACAAAAATACATTACTAATGCCAAAAACAGAGTTCCCAATGCGTGGGAATTTACCAAAACGTGAGCCTGCAATGCAAGAACAGTGGGCTGAAATGAATATTTATGAAAAAGTACAAGAACATACAAAAGGTCGTCCTTTATTCGTACTGCATGATGGACCTCCATATGCAAATGGTGACATTCATATGGGACATGCATTAAATAAAGTATTAAAAGACTTTATTGTTCGTTATAAATCAATGACTGGTTACTGTGCACCATATGTTCCAGGTTGGGATACGCACGGTTTACCAATTGAGCAAGCTTTAACAAATAAAGGTGTAAAGCGTAAAGAAATGACAGTTGCTGAGTTCCGTAAGTTATGTGCAGAGTATGCATATGAACAAGTAGAACGTCAACGTGAACAATTTAAGCGTTTAGGCGTACGTGCTGATTGGGATAACCCATATATTACTTTAGAGCCAGCTTATGAAGCACAACAAATTAAAGTGTTTGGTGATATGGCGAAAAAAGGTTATATCTATAAAGGGCAAAAACCAGTTTACTGGTCTCCAACGAGTGAATCAGCTTTAGCAGAAGCTGAAATTGAATACCAAGATAAAAAATCAGCATCTATTTACGTAGCATTCCCTGTTAAAGATGGAAAGAACGTATTAGAAGGTGATGAGAAATTCATTATCTGGACAACAACACCTTGGACGTTACCTGCAAACTTAGGTATTTCTGTTCACCCAGAACTTGAATACAGCATTGTAAAAGTAAATGATGAAAAATATATTATTGCGTCTGAACTATTTGAGACAGTTGCAAAAACGTTAGAGTGGGAAAATGCTGAAGTTGTGAAAACTGTAAAAGGTAGCGAACTTGAGTATACAGTTGCAAAACATCCATTCTACGATCGTGATTCATTAGTTATGCTAGGAGATCACGTAACAACAGATGCAGGTACAGGGTGTGTTCATACAGCACCAGGACACGGGGAAGATGACTTCGTTGTTGGTAAAAAGTATGGTTTAGAAGTACTTTGCCCAGTTGATGATAAAGGTGTATTAACAGAGGAAGCACCTGGATTTGAAGGCTTATTCTATGATAAAGCTAACAAGCCAATTACAGAAAAATTAGAAGAAGTAGGCGCGTTACTGAAACTAACATTCATTACGCATTCATACCCACATGATTGGAGAACGAAAAAACCAATTATTTTCCGTGCGACAGCACAGTGGTTTGCATCTATTGAAGCATTCCGTAAAGAGTTATTAGAAGCTGTTGCGGAAACAAAATGGGTACCAGCGTGGGGCGAAACTCGTCTTCATAACATGGTTCGTGACCGTGGTGACTGGTGTATTTCTCGTCAGCGTGCATGGGGTGTGCCAATTCCTGTATTCTATGCTGAGAATGGTGATCCAATTATTACAGATGAAACAATTAACCATGTAGCAGATTTATTCCGTGAACACGGTTCTAACGTATGGTTCGAGCGTGAAGCGAAAGATCTATTACCAGAAGGATTTACACATCCAGGTAGCCCAAATGGTGAATTCCGTAAAGAAACAGACATCATGGATGTATGGTTCGACTCAGGTTCTTCTCACCAAGCGGTATTAGAAGAGCGCGAAGACTTACAACGTCCAGCTGATTTATATTTAGAAGGATCTGACCAATATCGTGGTTGGTTTAACTCTTCATTATCAACAGCAGTTGCTGTAACAGGTAAAGCTCCATATAAAGGCGTACTAAGCCATGGTTTCGTATTAGATGGTGAAGGACGTAAAATGAGTAAGTCGATTGGAAACATCGTCGTACCGAAGAAAATTATGGATCAATTAGGCGGGGACATTCTACGCTTATGGGTATCTTCTGTTGACTATCAATCTGATGTACGTATTTCAGATGATATTTTAAAACAAGTAGCAGAAGTGTATCGTAAAATCCGTAACACATTCCGTTTCTTATTAGGAAACTTAGATGACTTTAAGCCAAGTGAAAATACAGTGGCAGTAGCTGAACTTCGTGAAGTAGATCGTTACATGTTAGTGAAATTAAATGACTTAATTACAAAAGTAAAAGAAGCATATGAAACATACGACTTCGCTGCTGTATATCATGCAATTCATAACTTCTGTACAATTGATTTAAGCTCATTCTACTTAGACTTTGCAAAAGACATTTTATACATTGAAGGTGCAAACCATGAAGATCGTCGTGCAATTCAAACGGTATTATATGATGTTCTTGTTGCATTGACAAAACTTGTAACACCAATCTTACCGCATACAGCTGATGAAGTATGGCCATATGTTCCGGGTGTAACAGAAGAAAGCGTACAATTAACTGATATGCCAGAAGCTGTACAATTAGATGGTGCGGAAGCATTGAAAACCAAATGGGATGCATTTATGACATTACGTGATGACGTATTAAAAGCGTTAGAAGTAGCGCGTAATGAAAAAGTAATCGGTAAGTCATTAAATGCAAGCATTACGTTATATCCAACTGCAGAAATGAAAGCTATGTTAGAGTCTATTAGCGAAGACTTAAAGCAATTATTCATCGTTTCTGAGTATAAGCTTGGTGGTCTGATGGAAGAAGCGCCAGCAGATGCGCCTAAGTATGAACATACAGCGGTTGTTGTTGCTCAAGCAACTGGTGAAACATGTGAACGTTGTTGGGTAGTTTCAGAAACAATTGGTAAAGATGCTGAACATGAAACATTATGTGAGCGTTGTGCAACAGTTGTTAAAGAAAATTATGTAAAATAA
- the divIVA gene encoding septum site-determining protein DivIVA: MPLTPLDIHNKEFGRGFRGYDEDQVNEFLDQIIKDYELVIREKKALEEKVAQLEGKLDHFSNIEDTLNKSIVVAQEAAEEVKRNAQKEAKLIVREAEKNADRIINEALVKSRKVAFDIEELKKQAKVFRTRFRMLLETQLEMLNNDDWDKLIELEDEVDELLKKEETV, encoded by the coding sequence GTGCCGTTAACACCATTAGATATTCATAACAAAGAATTTGGTCGCGGATTCCGTGGCTATGATGAGGATCAAGTAAATGAGTTTCTTGATCAGATTATCAAAGATTATGAATTAGTCATTCGTGAGAAAAAAGCTTTAGAAGAAAAAGTTGCGCAATTAGAAGGAAAGTTAGATCATTTTTCTAATATTGAAGATACGCTAAACAAATCTATCGTTGTTGCACAAGAAGCAGCGGAAGAAGTAAAACGTAATGCACAAAAAGAAGCAAAATTAATCGTACGTGAAGCGGAAAAGAATGCAGACCGTATTATTAACGAAGCATTAGTAAAATCAAGAAAGGTTGCTTTTGATATTGAAGAGCTGAAGAAACAAGCGAAAGTATTCCGCACTCGTTTCCGTATGTTATTAGAAACACAGCTTGAAATGTTAAACAACGATGATTGGGATAAACTAATTGAGTTAGAAGACGAAGTAGATGAACTGTTGAAAAAAGAAGAAACAGTGTAA
- a CDS encoding RNA-binding protein, which translates to MSIYEHFRPDEEVFVDKVLEWKRAAEYHQVKLTDFLDPRQQQIVTMVIGQGDVAVQFDGATPHAERKRALIYPDYLVVNEEEFQVEVLEIDYPSKFYTLEHRQILGTFMSLGLTREKCGDILLQENRAQIIVAKEVVSYIEMNLQSIGKVKVSLSPVQGEKILQMQETWGEKSGTVSSLRLDVMLAEMLHISRQKVQPFIKNGLVKVNWKTVEQTSYECYPGDVFSVRGYGRSKLFSVEGRTKRDKWRILYGILK; encoded by the coding sequence ATGAGCATCTATGAACATTTCAGACCCGATGAGGAGGTCTTTGTGGATAAGGTGTTAGAGTGGAAGCGAGCAGCGGAGTACCATCAAGTGAAACTAACAGATTTCCTTGATCCAAGGCAACAACAAATTGTCACTATGGTAATAGGACAAGGGGATGTTGCTGTACAGTTTGATGGTGCAACACCTCATGCAGAGCGTAAAAGAGCACTCATTTATCCGGACTATCTAGTAGTAAATGAAGAGGAATTTCAAGTAGAGGTATTAGAAATTGACTATCCTTCCAAGTTTTATACGCTAGAACATAGGCAAATATTAGGTACATTTATGTCTCTGGGTTTAACGAGAGAAAAATGTGGAGATATTTTGCTTCAAGAAAATCGTGCCCAAATTATAGTCGCGAAAGAAGTTGTATCTTATATTGAGATGAACTTACAATCGATAGGGAAAGTGAAAGTTTCCTTATCACCAGTGCAAGGAGAAAAAATTCTACAGATGCAAGAAACGTGGGGAGAGAAATCTGGAACGGTTTCTTCACTTCGTTTAGATGTTATGTTAGCTGAAATGTTACATATATCCAGACAGAAAGTACAACCTTTCATAAAAAATGGACTAGTAAAAGTGAATTGGAAAACAGTGGAGCAAACCTCTTATGAATGTTATCCAGGAGATGTTTTTTCAGTGAGAGGATATGGACGAAGTAAATTGTTTTCTGTAGAAGGTAGAACAAAGCGCGACAAATGGAGAATTTTGTATGGTATACTAAAATGA
- a CDS encoding YggT family protein codes for MVTVLNVLITAIEIYSWALIIYILLSWFPGAKESTFGDFLARICEPYLEPFRRFIPPLGMIDISPLVAIFALKLATNGLVSIFRYFL; via the coding sequence ATGGTAACAGTTTTAAACGTTTTAATTACTGCTATCGAGATTTACTCGTGGGCACTTATTATTTACATTCTCCTATCATGGTTCCCGGGTGCAAAGGAATCAACTTTCGGAGATTTTCTTGCGCGTATTTGTGAACCGTATTTAGAACCATTTCGCAGATTTATTCCGCCGCTTGGTATGATTGATATCTCTCCACTCGTTGCGATTTTTGCGTTAAAGCTTGCTACGAATGGTTTAGTAAGTATATTCCGCTATTTCTTATAG
- a CDS encoding cell division protein SepF has translation MSWSKVKYFFFDTPEEKEAAQYSYEKEQTDMKKQQDPPEKQDVTFPKAQPKQNVVSIETAKQSSKVVLLEPRTYSEAQGIADHLKGRRAVVINLQRMSTDQAVRIVDFLSGTVYAIGGDIQKIGPKTFMCTPENVDIVGAISELFGEEEDTNIKRW, from the coding sequence ATGAGTTGGTCAAAAGTAAAGTACTTCTTTTTTGATACACCGGAAGAAAAAGAAGCAGCTCAATATAGTTATGAAAAGGAGCAAACAGACATGAAGAAGCAGCAAGATCCGCCAGAAAAACAAGATGTTACGTTTCCAAAAGCGCAACCGAAACAAAATGTTGTGAGCATTGAAACAGCAAAGCAATCTTCAAAAGTTGTTTTATTAGAACCACGCACATATTCGGAAGCGCAAGGGATTGCGGACCATTTAAAAGGTAGACGAGCTGTTGTGATTAATTTACAACGAATGTCTACTGATCAAGCTGTACGTATCGTTGACTTTTTAAGTGGTACTGTATACGCTATAGGCGGGGACATTCAAAAAATAGGACCGAAAACATTTATGTGTACGCCTGAAAATGTAGATATTGTTGGTGCAATTTCAGAGTTATTCGGTGAAGAAGAAGACACAAATATAAAGAGGTGGTAA
- a CDS encoding YggS family pyridoxal phosphate-dependent enzyme, producing MTVQKNLTTVNEKIKQSCARAGRSLQDIKLVAVTKTVGIEKTNEVIEAGIIDLGENRNEGFLQKYEHFGSKVNWHFIGSLQTRKVKEIINEIDYLHSLDRLSLAKEIQKRADKKVKCFIQVKTSSEESKQGLAIEETISFIQSLQELDKIEVVGLMTMAPFTEEEEEIRRCFKELRMLQTEVQELELLHAPCKELSMGMSNDYTIAIEEGATYIRLGTILVGKA from the coding sequence GTGACAGTACAAAAAAATTTAACAACTGTAAACGAAAAAATTAAACAATCTTGCGCACGAGCGGGACGTTCGTTGCAAGATATTAAACTCGTTGCGGTTACAAAAACGGTAGGAATTGAAAAAACGAATGAAGTAATTGAAGCTGGAATTATCGATTTAGGTGAAAATAGAAATGAAGGTTTCTTACAGAAGTACGAGCATTTCGGTTCAAAAGTGAATTGGCATTTTATTGGATCATTACAAACGAGAAAAGTAAAAGAAATCATTAATGAAATCGATTATTTACATTCGTTAGATCGTCTTTCACTTGCAAAAGAAATTCAAAAACGTGCGGATAAGAAAGTGAAATGTTTTATTCAAGTGAAAACATCATCTGAAGAATCAAAGCAAGGGTTGGCAATAGAAGAAACCATTTCTTTTATTCAAAGTTTGCAAGAATTGGATAAGATTGAAGTGGTGGGACTAATGACAATGGCTCCGTTTACAGAAGAAGAAGAAGAAATCAGACGCTGTTTTAAGGAGTTACGTATGCTACAAACAGAGGTGCAGGAGCTAGAATTATTACATGCGCCATGTAAAGAATTATCAATGGGAATGTCTAATGATTACACGATTGCGATTGAAGAAGGTGCTACATATATTCGTTTGGGGACGATTTTAGTAGGAAAAGCGTAA
- the pgeF gene encoding peptidoglycan editing factor PgeF — protein MREPFKYVDGILYLQAWKELGNITAGFTTKDGGVSTGSFHAMNLGLHVNDIVENVHENRRILANKLQKPLENWICSEQVHDHHVEKVGQQEKGSGVYSYEDGISKTDGIYTTNNDVLLTSCYADCVPLYFYAPSHGMIGLAHAGWKGTVKEIAKEMIQKWNAEGISSDEIQVAIGPAIGSCCYVVDDRVLTAAEQVVNGSVPYKKISDGQYAINLKEINRILCVQAGIKEENIVMSSLCTSCEEQLFFSHRRDQGKTGRMLSFIGFKEEESK, from the coding sequence ATGAGAGAACCATTTAAATATGTGGACGGTATACTGTATTTACAAGCGTGGAAAGAACTTGGAAACATTACTGCTGGATTTACGACAAAAGATGGTGGGGTAAGTACGGGCTCCTTTCATGCGATGAATTTAGGATTACATGTGAATGATATCGTGGAGAACGTTCATGAAAACAGACGCATTTTAGCTAATAAGTTACAAAAACCATTAGAAAACTGGATTTGCTCTGAACAAGTTCATGATCATCATGTTGAAAAAGTAGGACAACAGGAAAAAGGAAGCGGCGTCTATTCATATGAAGACGGCATTTCAAAAACAGATGGCATTTATACGACTAATAATGATGTTCTTCTAACATCTTGTTACGCGGATTGTGTTCCACTCTATTTTTATGCACCATCACATGGTATGATAGGACTTGCGCATGCTGGATGGAAAGGGACTGTAAAAGAGATTGCAAAAGAAATGATTCAAAAATGGAATGCAGAAGGGATTTCAAGTGATGAAATTCAAGTTGCAATTGGACCAGCAATTGGATCTTGTTGTTACGTTGTTGATGATCGAGTGTTAACAGCGGCAGAACAAGTAGTAAACGGTTCTGTCCCTTATAAAAAAATTTCTGATGGGCAGTATGCAATTAATTTAAAAGAAATTAATCGTATATTATGTGTACAAGCAGGCATAAAAGAAGAGAATATTGTAATGTCATCTCTTTGTACAAGCTGTGAAGAACAACTATTTTTCTCTCATCGTCGTGATCAAGGTAAGACGGGGAGAATGTTGAGTTTCATAGGTTTTAAGGAGGAAGAAAGCAAGTGA
- a CDS encoding YlmC/YmxH family sporulation protein, which translates to MKVIRISELQMKDIINVSNGKRLGNIGDIEIDMNTGKIKSIIISKQARMLGIFGKDVEIVIPWEEIMKIGEDVILIRVNPVNSVTESIQTPTIS; encoded by the coding sequence ATGAAAGTGATACGAATTTCGGAGTTGCAGATGAAAGACATAATAAATGTGTCAAATGGAAAAAGGCTTGGAAATATTGGAGATATCGAAATCGATATGAACACAGGGAAGATTAAATCTATCATTATTTCCAAACAGGCACGTATGTTAGGGATTTTTGGGAAAGATGTAGAAATTGTAATTCCTTGGGAGGAAATTATGAAAATTGGGGAAGATGTCATACTTATTAGAGTAAATCCTGTTAATTCTGTAACAGAATCAATACAAACACCGACAATTTCATAA
- the sigG gene encoding RNA polymerase sporulation sigma factor SigG: MTRNKVEICGVDTAKLPVLKNDEMRKLFREMQSGEISAREKLVNGNLRLVLSVIQRFNNRGEYVDDLFQVGCIGLMKSIDNFDLGQNVKFSTYAVPMIIGEIRRYLRDNNPIRVSRSLRDIAYKALQVREKLIAENSKEPTAMDIAKVLEVTHEEIVFALDAIQDPVSLFEPIYNDGGDPIFVMDQLSDEKQKDEQWVEELALKEGMKRLNDREKMIIRKRFFQGKTQMEVAEEIGISQAQVSRLEKSAIKQMNKTIQG; this comes from the coding sequence TTGACGAGAAACAAAGTAGAAATTTGCGGTGTTGATACAGCTAAACTTCCCGTACTAAAAAATGATGAAATGCGTAAATTATTTCGTGAAATGCAAAGTGGAGAGATAAGCGCAAGAGAGAAATTAGTGAATGGAAACTTACGTCTTGTACTGAGCGTCATCCAAAGATTTAATAACAGAGGAGAATATGTTGACGATTTATTTCAAGTTGGTTGCATTGGACTTATGAAATCCATTGATAACTTTGATTTAGGCCAAAATGTAAAATTTTCAACGTATGCTGTGCCGATGATTATTGGGGAAATACGCAGATATTTGCGTGATAACAATCCAATTCGCGTATCTCGCTCATTACGAGATATTGCGTATAAAGCGTTACAAGTAAGAGAAAAGTTGATTGCAGAAAATTCAAAAGAACCAACAGCGATGGATATTGCAAAAGTGCTTGAAGTGACTCATGAAGAAATTGTTTTTGCTTTAGATGCGATTCAAGATCCAGTTTCATTATTTGAGCCGATTTATAACGATGGAGGAGATCCCATCTTTGTTATGGATCAGTTAAGTGATGAAAAACAAAAGGACGAGCAGTGGGTTGAAGAGCTAGCACTGAAAGAAGGGATGAAGCGTTTAAATGATCGTGAGAAAATGATTATTAGAAAACGTTTCTTTCAAGGCAAAACACAAATGGAAGTTGCAGAAGAAATTGGGATTTCTCAAGCGCAAGTGTCACGTTTAGAGAAATCAGCTATTAAACAAATGAATAAGACGATTCAAGGATAA
- the sigE gene encoding RNA polymerase sporulation sigma factor SigE, whose protein sequence is MMKLKFYLVYLWYKVLLKLGIKTDEIYYIGGSEALPPPLTKEEEEVLLNKLPKGDQAARSLLIERNLRLVVYIARKFENTGINIEDLISIGTIGLIKAVNTFNPEKKIKLATYASRCIENEILMHLRRNNKNRSEVSFDEPLNIDWDGNELLLSDVLGTDDDIITKDLEATVDRHLLMKALHQLNDREKQIMELRFGLAGGEEKTQKDVADMLGISQSYISRLEKRIIKRLRKEFNKMV, encoded by the coding sequence ATGATGAAATTAAAATTTTATTTAGTATATCTTTGGTATAAAGTATTGTTGAAATTAGGAATTAAGACCGATGAAATTTATTATATTGGTGGAAGTGAAGCATTGCCACCGCCGTTAACGAAAGAAGAAGAGGAAGTTCTTTTGAATAAATTGCCAAAAGGCGATCAGGCAGCAAGATCATTACTAATTGAACGCAACTTACGGCTAGTTGTATATATAGCAAGAAAGTTTGAAAATACAGGGATAAATATTGAAGATTTAATTAGTATAGGAACAATCGGTCTTATTAAAGCAGTCAATACATTTAATCCAGAAAAGAAAATAAAATTAGCAACATATGCCTCGCGTTGTATAGAAAATGAAATTTTAATGCATTTGCGCCGAAATAACAAAAATCGTTCAGAAGTTTCTTTTGATGAACCGCTTAACATCGATTGGGATGGGAATGAACTTTTGTTATCTGATGTATTAGGTACAGACGATGATATTATTACAAAAGATTTAGAAGCTACTGTGGATCGTCATCTTCTAATGAAAGCATTACATCAATTAAATGATCGTGAAAAACAAATTATGGAACTTCGGTTTGGGCTTGCTGGAGGAGAGGAAAAGACGCAAAAAGATGTGGCGGATATGCTTGGGATTTCACAGTCATACATTTCGCGTTTAGAAAAAAGAATCATAAAAAGATTACGAAAAGAATTTAATAAAATGGTGTAA
- the spoIIGA gene encoding sigma-E processing peptidase SpoIIGA, with protein MVVYADVVWLLNACIDFLLLLLTATVLKKKIKRWRLVLGAFIGSTIVIFAFTPFASMMTHPIMKLLYSLLIVYTAFGFTTFRNYTQTVFTFYFVTFMVGGGLIGTHFFLQTNEMVSGLVQSQSISYGDPISWLFVVFGFPVIYYFSKKRIESVEVTKIHYDQIVKLKIQLAEEELELAGLIDSGNQLYDPLTKTPVMIMHISSLEHCLPAWLTEQIYSKTEIPQIPENDSGWATKLRLIPFRAVGVENQFLWAIKPDSVQIYHEGSSIAVNKVLIGLNTQQLSTNGEYQCIVHPKMLISQKMVIA; from the coding sequence TTGGTTGTTTACGCCGACGTTGTTTGGTTGTTAAACGCCTGCATTGATTTTCTTTTACTTTTATTAACAGCCACCGTGTTAAAAAAGAAGATCAAAAGATGGAGGCTTGTGTTAGGGGCATTTATAGGTTCAACCATTGTTATTTTTGCCTTTACTCCTTTTGCTTCTATGATGACACATCCAATTATGAAACTACTGTACTCGTTACTTATTGTGTATACAGCATTTGGGTTTACAACGTTTAGAAATTATACACAAACTGTTTTTACTTTTTACTTTGTCACCTTTATGGTTGGCGGAGGGTTAATTGGCACTCATTTCTTTTTGCAAACGAATGAAATGGTAAGTGGATTGGTCCAATCTCAATCAATTTCTTACGGTGACCCAATTAGCTGGTTGTTTGTTGTTTTTGGTTTTCCGGTAATTTATTATTTTTCTAAAAAGCGTATTGAAAGTGTAGAGGTTACAAAAATACACTATGATCAAATTGTAAAATTGAAAATTCAATTAGCTGAAGAGGAACTAGAACTCGCAGGTTTAATTGATAGTGGGAACCAACTTTACGATCCGTTAACAAAAACACCCGTTATGATTATGCATATTTCATCATTAGAACATTGCTTACCAGCTTGGTTAACAGAACAAATTTATTCCAAAACAGAGATTCCTCAAATACCAGAAAATGATTCTGGGTGGGCGACAAAATTACGCTTAATTCCTTTCCGAGCAGTAGGAGTAGAGAATCAATTTTTATGGGCAATTAAGCCAGACAGTGTGCAAATTTATCATGAAGGTAGTTCTATTGCCGTGAACAAAGTATTGATTGGATTAAATACACAACAGTTGTCAACCAATGGAGAGTATCAATGTATTGTGCATCCGAAAATGTTAATTTCGCAAAAAATGGTAATTGCTTAA